In the genome of Deltaproteobacteria bacterium, the window TCGGCGCGCCGGGGACCGGAAAAACGCTCCTCGCGCGGGCGATCGCGGGGGAGGCGGGCGTCCCGTTCTTCTCGATCAGCGGCTCCGACTTCGTCGAGATGTTCGTCGGCGTGGGCGCGGCGCGGGTGCGGGACCTCTTCATCCAGGGGAAGAAATCCGCCCCCTGCATCATCTTCATCGACGAGATCGACGCGGTCGGGCGGCATCGCGGCGCGGGCCTGGGCGGCGGTCACGACGAACGGGAGCAGACGCTCAACCAGCTCCTGGTCGAGATGGACGGGTTCGAGTCGAACGAGGGGCTGATCCTCATCGCGGCGACGAACCGGCCCGACGTCCTCGACCCGGCGCTGATGCGGCCCGGGCGGTTCGACCGCCAGGTGGTGGTCCCCAAGCCGGACGTGAAGGGGCGGGAGCAGATCCTCGGCGTGCACACGCGGAAGATCCCGCTCGACCCGGACGTGAAGCTCGACGTGCTGGCCAAGGGGACGCCGGGGTTCACCGGCGCCGATCTCGCGAACCTGGCCAACGAGGCGGCGATCCACGCGGCGGGGATCAACCTCGCCACGGTCACGATGGATTGCTTCGAGATGGCCAAGGACAAGGTGATGATGGGGCGCGAGCGGCGCTCGATGATCATCAGCGACGTGGAGAAGAAATCGACCGCCTACCACGAGGCGGGGCACGCGGTCGTCGCCACGCTCACTCCGGGCGCGGACCCGATCCACAAGGTCAGCATCATCCCGCGGGGGATGGCGCTCGGCATCACCCAGCAGCTCCCGATCGACGAGCGGCACACCTACTCTCAGGTGTACTTGCAGAACAACATCACGATCCTGATGGGCGGGCGCGTGGCCGAAGAGCTGGTCCACGGGGAGCTGACCACGGGCGCGGGGAACGACATCGAACGGGCAACGGCGCTCGCCCGGAAGATGGTTTGCGAATGGGGGATGAGCGAAAAGCTGGGGCCGGTGACGTTCGGCCAGAAGCAGGAATCGATCTTTCTCGGACGCGACATCACCCGGCACCAGGATTACAGCGAGGCGACCTCGCGGGACATCGACCAGGAGGTCCGCGGAATCGTCGTCGCCGCCTACGAGCGGGCGAAAACGCTGTTGGGGACCAACATCGAGATCCTGCACAGAGTTGCGAAGACGCTGCTGGAAAAGGAAGTGGTCGACGGGGCCGAGATCCTGCGGATCATCCAGGGGGGGAATTCGCCGGAGGGCCCCGCGGACGCGCCCACGCCGGCCGGTATCCCGGCCTGAGGGGGGGGCGCCCCGTCATCGCGCCGCATCCCACGAAAGCGTTCCTCGTCCCGATCCCGGGCGGGGTTCTCGACCTGTCCGGCCGCCCCCTCCTCATGGGGATCCTGAACGTGACGCCGGACTCCTTCTCCGACGGAGGCGCGTACCGGTCCGTCGAAGAGGCGGTCGCGCGAGGATTGCAGATGGAGGCGGAAGGGGCGGCGATCCTCGACGTGGGGGGCGAGTCGACCCGTCCGGGGTCGATCCCCGTTCCGGCCGACGAGGAGATGCGCCGGGTGATCCCCGTCATCCGGGGGCTGGCCGCCAGGACGAACGCGGTGATCTCGGTGGACACGACGAAGGCGGCCGTGGCGAACGCGGCGGTCGCGGCGGGGGCGAGGATCGTGAACGACACGAGCGCCCTTGCCGACGACCCGGAGATGGCGGAGGCGGTCCGCGCGTCGGGGGCGGCCGTGGTGCTGATGCACCGGCGGGGGTCGCCGGCGACGATGCAGGAGTCACCGCGCTACGACGCGCTGTTCGATGAACTGCTGGCCGAGCTGACCGCGCGGATCGACGCGGCGGTTACGGCCGGGATCGACCCGGAACGGATCCTCGTCGACCCCGGGATCGGGTTCGGCAAGCGCCTGTGCGACAACCTTGCGCTGCACCGGCACCTGGATCGGCTGCGGGT includes:
- the ftsH gene encoding ATP-dependent zinc metalloprotease FtsH, producing the protein MNQFYRNLAIWMLIALAMVFLFNTFNSKKVELEEVSFSAFTKNVDEGKVKEVTIKGQEITGKYVENAGKDKKAFHTYAPDDPDLVKNLRGKNVQITARPLDDNPWYMTMLVSWLPMLLLIGVWIFFMRQMQAGGGKAMSFGKSRAKLLTETTNKVTFADVAGIEEAKEELQEIIAFLKDPKRFTKLGGRIPKGVLLVGAPGTGKTLLARAIAGEAGVPFFSISGSDFVEMFVGVGAARVRDLFIQGKKSAPCIIFIDEIDAVGRHRGAGLGGGHDEREQTLNQLLVEMDGFESNEGLILIAATNRPDVLDPALMRPGRFDRQVVVPKPDVKGREQILGVHTRKIPLDPDVKLDVLAKGTPGFTGADLANLANEAAIHAAGINLATVTMDCFEMAKDKVMMGRERRSMIISDVEKKSTAYHEAGHAVVATLTPGADPIHKVSIIPRGMALGITQQLPIDERHTYSQVYLQNNITILMGGRVAEELVHGELTTGAGNDIERATALARKMVCEWGMSEKLGPVTFGQKQESIFLGRDITRHQDYSEATSRDIDQEVRGIVVAAYERAKTLLGTNIEILHRVAKTLLEKEVVDGAEILRIIQGGNSPEGPADAPTPAGIPA
- the folP gene encoding dihydropteroate synthase; this translates as MTPDSFSDGGAYRSVEEAVARGLQMEAEGAAILDVGGESTRPGSIPVPADEEMRRVIPVIRGLAARTNAVISVDTTKAAVANAAVAAGARIVNDTSALADDPEMAEAVRASGAAVVLMHRRGSPATMQESPRYDALFDELLAELTARIDAAVTAGIDPERILVDPGIGFGKRLCDNLALHRHLDRLRVLGRPIVFGPSRKSFIGSLTGAPAAERAFGTAAAVAAAVLRGAHVVRVHDVKEMREVVEVSYAIRGEASW